DNA sequence from the Sulfurimonas sp. HSL3-7 genome:
GGTCCCCGACGGCGGTGTGCCGGCAGCAATCGGTTATTCGCAGCAGAGCGGTATCCCGTACGAGATGGGGATCATGCGTAACCACTATATCGGCCGTACCTTTATCGAACCGACACAGGAGATGCGCGACCTGAAAGTCAAGATGAAACTTTCACCGATCACCAACCTGATCAAGGGCAAGCGTATTATTGTCATTGATGACTCGATCGTCCGTGGAACAACGTCACGCCGTATTATCAGAATGCTCAAAGAGGCCGGTGCGGCCGAGGTGCATATGCGTATCTCCAGCCCACCGACGACTGACCCGTGTTTTTACGGGGTCGATACACCGGACAAAGATAAACTGATCGCAGCCAACATGAACACCCAGGAGATCTGCGACTATATCGAGGCGGACTCTCTGGCCTACTTAAGCAATGAAGCACTGATGCGCAGTGTTAACTCCGAAGATGACAGCTACTGTACGGCATGTTTTACCGGCGAATATATTGTATAAGAAGTTAATTTTTTGAAGACAAAACAGATATATACTTTTGGCGAATACCTGCGAAACAAGTTCGGCGAAAAGGTCTATAAAGTCGGTATCAATATATCCGGATTTACCTGTCCTAACATAGACGGTACCGTAGCAAAGGGCGGATGTACCTTTTGCGAAAACGACTCCTTCAGTGCCAGCCTCGACCAGGTCAAAGAGCTAAAAGGGTTTTATCTCAATCTTGAATCCAAAGAGAACCCGTATCTTGAGAAGCAGCTGCTGCAGCTACAGATGCAGTTTGACGCTCTGAGTGCCCGTCTCCGCCGTGAATACGGTGCAACAAAATTTCTGGTCTATTTCCAGTCTTTTACAAACACCTATGCCCCATTTGCGACCTTGAAAGCACTTTATGACAAGGCCCTCTCATTTGATGATGTTGTCGGGCTCAGCATCGGTACACGTTCAGACTCTATTACGCAAGAGACACTTGATTATCTCTCGGAACTTGCCAAAGTAAAAGAGATCTGGATCGAATTCGGGATCCAGTCGGTCTATGATAAGACATTGGAACGTATCAACCGCGGGCATGATGCGAAGAATGTCAAAGAGTGGATCATCAAGTCCAAAGAGGCCGGTCTGAACGTCTGCGGCCACCTTATTTTCGGCCTTCCGGGTGAAGACAAAGAGATGATGCTTGCGACGGCGAAAGAGGCCTATTCATGGGGTATTGACTCCGTGAAGTATCATTCGCTCTATGTCGTAAAACGTACGGCACTCGCCAACGAATATGCCCGCGGAGAGTTTACACCGATCAACGAAGAGGATTATCTTGATGTGTTGGTGAAAGCACTGCAGATGAAGCCTGAAAATGTCAGCGTACAGCGTATGACGGCAGGCATCGACGATGAGAGCCTGATCTCACCGGACTGGTGCCGCGACAAGAACAGACAGATCCGTCATATCAATGCCGCTCTGAAAAAGGTCGGCCTGAAGTATTAGGCTACCGGTGGAGCTCCCAGGCGTAACGTACCATCGCACTCTCATCCCTATTGCCCCACTCCTTAAGAGAAGCATCATAGACTTTCAGATTTTTAAAAGCGAAGACCCCCTGCAGAATATACCAGGTTACGGCAGCCTGATAACCGTCAAGCCCGTATACGATCACCTCTTCGGCCGGATCCAGTCTGAAACCCTTTAGGTAGATCTCTTCAAGCAGTGCTCTCTCGGCCAGCGTGTTGTCGCTTAGCAGACAGTTTTTCCAATAGCCGCACATGGCACCTTTGATATGCCCAAGGCGATAGACACCGGGACTTTTGTAGATACCGTAGTAGTGTTTGGCGGGACGGGCATCGAGGATGGGCACCTTCATGAGTTTGCCGGCAACGTAGCTGCGGTCAACGATCAGGTCATTGTTGGGGTGCGGGGTAAAGTCTGAGGGTGCTCTGTTCGTGATCGTTGTGACGCCGTCGTATTCATAGCGCCATTCATCATAACCGCCGTTGAGGATAGAGACCTTTGTGTGACCGAGACGGTGCAGTGCCAAAGCAAGATAGCTGGCATGCAGAAGACCGTCGGGAGTGTTATGGTTATAGATAACGACATCAGAGTCGTTTTCGATTCCGAGTCGGCGTACGAGTTCGACAAGTTGAGGAATGTTCTGCATCTCATAATGGCCGTCGACCTCTCTACAAAGTTGGTTGATGTCGACATGGATGGCGGCGGGGATATGGCCTTTATGGTAGCTGCTGTGACTCCCGACATCGAGGATAACAACTCCATCGGAGGGGAGGCGGCTGTGAAGCTCCTGAGCAGAGATAAAAGCTTCGGCTCCCAGGAGTTGAAGAGCGAAGCATAAGACTATAGTAAGTACTCTCATCATACATCCTGCTAATTTGAAATAGCTTTAATGATAAGATGCAAAGACTTTTATATAAATTAAATAATATAAGTAATTATTATATAATACAAGACGGTGGTATTATTTTGTTCTTGACGCTTTCTCTGTTATGCCGCTCATGCCGAATCGGCGTGCCAATTCCTGCTTGATACGGTCAGGCGAGATGTTTCGATAGCCGAGAGCGACCATGACATGATAGGTCAGATCCGCACATTCATAGATGATCTCCTCTTCGTTACCGTCTTTGATTGCAAAACTGAACTCTCCGGCCTCTTCAACGACTTTTTTCAGGATGTCGTTCTCGCCTTTGGCGAAGAGTTTTGCTGTCCATGAACTTTCAGGATCGGCATGCTTTCGATCAAGGATAGTGTGATAAAGCGTGTCGATCACGCCGTACATCGCATCCGTATCGACGCTTTTGTCAATCGTCACTTCGCCGGAGTCCAACTCTGTAAAGAAACATGATTTTCGCCCCGTATGGCAAGCAACGCCGTCTTGAATGACTTTGAGGAGCAGGGTGTCATTGTCACAGTCGATCATGAAGGATTGAATATGCTGAAGGTGGTTGGAACTTTCACCTTTTTTCCAAATACGCTGTTTTGAGCGGGAATAGTAGTGGGCAAGTTTTGTTTCGAGTGAAAGCTGAAGCGCTTCTTTGTTCATATAGGCCATCATCAGTACTTCGTTGGTGGTGCTGTCCTGAACAATGACCGGCAGCAGTTCTGATTTTTCCCAGTCAACGCGATTTAGTATCTCTTGCATAAGTGTTCCTGTCTATTTTACAAAATGGAGCCTCTATTGTACCAGATGGCCATAAATGCCGTTTGATCATGGATTAATAGAGGATAAAGGGTTCTCTGCGAGAGAGAACACTCGGTTTGTGCAGTTAAAGGAATGCCTTCCTTTGACTTATTGGATGGCTGACTGTTTACGCGCGTCTTTCGTATCGACCCAGATATTCGGTGTTGAACCGCCAGGTGTCAGGAAGATCTTCGTATCTTTGTTTTCGCGCAGTGCTTCATTGAACTTGCCCTGGACCTGGATCTGTTCAAGCTGAAGAAGCTGTGTTGTCAACGATTTTGCGATCAACTGGTTGGCTTTGGCTTTCGCATCGGCTTCGATGGTAATCGCCTGCGCTTTACCTGACGCTTCGATCTTCACGGCATCGGCACGACCCTGCGCTTCAGCAGCACGTTTAAGTGCCTCTTGTTTCGCACGTGCTACCTCTTGTTCGGCCTGTTGGACCTGCTGTTTGGCAAGCTGGACGCGTTCGATCTGGTCTTTGACCTTTTGCGGCAGGACGATCTCGCGAAGCTGGACCGACTGAAGCTCAGCCGGTGTGTTTTGAAGCCCCTGAATGCTTTCTCTCATCCCCTGCTCAATCGCCGTGGCGATGGCATTGCGTTTGGTCGGAAGGGCTTCGGCTTCATAGTTACCGATGATGTTGCGCACGACGTCACGCACAACAGGGTTGATGATCTTCTCTTCCCAGCTGAATCCCCAGTTGGAGATGGTCTGCGCCGCGTATTCGGCATTAAGGCGGTATTGAACCGTCAGCTCGATGGAAACAGGCAGACCGCGTTTGTCAAGAACGGTGATCGCCGGTTTGACCTCGATCCCTTCACCCACTGCAGCGGTACGCTCTATACGGCTGGCATAGTTGATGATACGTACTTTTGTGTCAACGATATAGACTTTCTGGATCACAGGAAGAATGAAGTGCAGACCCGGCAACAGGGCCTGGGCCTCATACTTACCGTTGGTCGCCAAAATACCGCGCTCACCCTCCGTGATAATCACAAAAGGTTTTGCCAGGATCAGTAGTAGCAGGATACCGCCGATGAAATAGATGATCCCGGCTTTACCGCCGCCGAAATTAAAATCCATTTTCGGCGGTTTAGGAACATTAAACCCGCTATTGTTGGAGCTTCCGCCGCCGCTGCTTTTTTTCTTGTTGAAATAATCGTTCATATCTGATGCCATTATTGCTCCCGCTTCTGTTGTTTTTGTTTGACTAGACGTAAGTCAAATAGTGTTCGTATTTAGGATTACGTCCGAAGACCATATCAAAATAGGTGCTCTGGATCTTTTCCGTGATCGGACCGCGCTCGCCTTTGCCGATCATACGACCGTCAATCTCGCGGACCGGCGTCACTTCTGCGGCCGTACCGGTCAAAAATGCTTCGTCGGCAATGTAGAGCTCTTCACGGGTGATGCGGCGGCGAAGCACTTCGATACCCATATCTTCTGCCAGCTCGATGACCGTTCTTTGCGTGATCGACTCAAGCGCATTATCGCTTGGCGGCGTAATCACTTTGCCGTCACGGATCATAAAAAATGCCGCACCCGTCGCTTCGGCTACATAGCCCTGATCATCAAGGAGAAGTCCCTCATCATAACCGCATTCGATCGCCTCATGTTTTGCCAACTGTGAGTTGAGATAGTTGGCGGTTGCCTTGGCTTTACCCATGTTGGAGGTATTTGCAGGGCGGCTGAACGATGATATCTTAAGACGGATACCGCGTTTGAGTCCCTCTTCGCCTAGATAGGCTCCCCACTCCCAGGCGGCAAGTACGGTCTCGACCGGAGCATTTTTGTGATAGACACCCATAACACCGTACCCTAGAAAGGCAAAAGGACGGATATAGACATTGTCTCCGATAAACTCGTTTTTACGTACCAGTTCGATCTGTGCCTCGTTAAGCTCTTCGGCAGTGTACGGCACATCGATAAGTGTCATCTTCGCTGATTCCAAAAGACGTTTTGTGTGCTCTTTCAGACGAAATATTGCGTAGCCTTTTTTCGTTTTATAGGCTTTAGTCCCTTCGATAACACCGTTTCCGTAGTGGATAGTGTGTGACAGAACATGCGTCGTCGCCTCTTCCCAAGGGATAAATTTGCCGTTCATCCAGATATATTTTGCTGCATCCATGAGTGCATTCCTACTTTAGGGCACCTCTATAAACCCCAGCCAACCTCAGAGGGAAGAAAGAGAGATGAGAACGTGTAAAATCTTTTTTGAGTTGTAGCCAAAGCTACGACGATGAAAAGTTCTACGCGTTATCGCTCTCTTTATCCCTCCCGCAGGGCGATAGAGAGAAATCCACACTCCGCGTTGATCCTTTTGGCCTTAGCTACGGCTAGGGCTTCAAAGAATCGCCTTGATTGTGAACTTCTCTCTATCGCTGAGGCGGACTTGGGCTTATAGAGGTGCCCTTTAATTTAAATCGTTATTTAATGGAGGTGATTTTATCCAAAAAGTCATTAGCTTCTTGTTAATATGAGACCCGTCAAGAAAAAGCCAACTGCTTGGCTTTTTTAGGGTCGGAACCAGAGCAGATGATATGCCACTGAAAAGTGCCTGAACGGCACTCTTCGGTGGATAAAGTTATATATAGATAATCAACCAGTACCTGTGGCAGAGACATTCAAGCCAACTGCCCTAAAGAAACATCGTTGCGCGAGCGGTATCCTTGTTTTGGCTTTTTTAGGGTCGGAACCGCCAAAGGCGTAAATAAAAACAGAAACTGCTTTCTGTTTTTTAGCCGACGCGCCTTTATGATGTGCGAAGCACCGACTGTTTTAAAAGGAAAAGGTGTTCGACGGCGTGTTGACCATATGTTTGGAGAAGACTTCGAGGTAGCGCCAGAATGACTCGATGTTGGCTTCGGAAACGCCTTCGTCTGCCAGCTCTTCGAGCAGTTTCGCGTAAAGCTCCAGCCAGACAACCCTTGCTTCAGCCGTGATGGCAAAAGGGGCGTGACGGTTGCCCATCATCGGTGCCCCGCGCGAGGCTTGAAAATACATCGGCCCGCCGCAGATCTGGATGAAAAAATCAGCTGCATGTTTTTTTGCCAGTTCGAAGGCATGCGGATCATCAACAGGGAAAAGATGTTTGATGGAACTCTCTTTGATCAGGTCGTAGTGGTCTGATATCAGCTTTCTGAAACGTGCTTCGCCGACCTGCTGATAAAATTCCGGATAAGCTTTTGTGACAGGCGGTTTGTCGCCCAGACGAGAAGGTGTAATAGTCAGATTCATGATATCCCTTTTTTTAAGTATGGAATTCTAAGGTCTGCTTGGTAAGAGAGATGTTAAAAAATCGGAAAAGAAGGGATGCCTAAGGTGCGGGAGAAAGTGTATAGTACAAATCCCCATCCCCAATTCCCCGTCTATGCCATTCCGAATCTGTCAAGAATGTATTTTGATAGTAGCAGTGTCACTTTTTTTCTTTTGCTCGCCCAAAAGAAAAAAGTAACCAAAAAAAGAAAAGGGCTATACCCTCCGGCCAAAAGTCACTGCCAAGACTTTCATCTCTCTGCCGGTGGCATTCCGTCACTACTGCCGGAATTAATGCCCTAACGCACACAGGGCATAACCATCCAAGATATCTGAATCGTCTTGAGAGTCGAAAGTCCTACACAAAGAAGCAGAGCCGGGTTAAAAAGCGGTAGCTGTCGGTTCTAAATCAATGTTTCCCGCATCCTGTTGCCAAAGGCAAACCTCTCGCTCTTTCCCTTCACCCTTCACCATTTACCCTTCACCTTGCCGAAGGTAAACCCTCCGGAAAAGATGCTAGAATAATATGAATATTTCTGAGGGATTATAAATGAAAGCAAAGATATTTTTCGGTTCCAGTGAGGCAGAGACAACACGGTTCAGCGAACGGCTGAGCCCCTATGACAACAAAGTGGTCTCTACCGCACCGGTCTGCGGTGTCGAAGAGACAAAAAAAGCGCTCGAGATCGCTAAAAATGCAACGGTCTCGGCAAAAGCGTCGACACTGGCACAGCGCTGTGCATGGCTGCTTGATGTTGCCGATAAACTGCGTGCGAACAGGGAAGATCTGGCGCGGACCATTACCGATGAAGTGGGCAAACCGATTGCCTTCGCACGGGTCGAAGTCGACCGCTGTATCGAGACGGTCACGCTTTCGGCCGAGACGATGCGGACGATGCATGGTGAGACCATCAACACCGATGCGATGCCGAGCGGGAAGAAGACGATGGCCTTTTTCAGACGTGAACCGGTCGGTGTCGTCGCGGCGATCACCCCGTTCAACTTTCCGCTCAACCTGGTTGCCCATAAACTTGCACCGGCGCTGGTCGCCGGTAATGCCGTGGTGTTGAAGCCGACGCCGGAAGCGCCGCTCACTGCCTATAAATTTGCCAAGATGTTCATTGAGAGCGAGTATGCGGTCAAAGATGCGCTGAGCGTGGTCTACGGCGATGCCGAAGTGGGTTCGACGCTGGTCGGCTCCGATATCCCCCGCGTGATCAGTTTTACCGGTTCGGTGCCGGTCGGCAACATCATCACCAAATCGGCCGGCATCAAAAAAGTGAGCCTGGAGCTCGGCGGCAATGCAGCGACCTATATCGACAAGAGCGCCGACCTTGATCTTGCGGCGAACCGCTGCGCCCTGGGTGCCTTTGTCAACTCCGGACAGGTCTGCATCTCCCTGCAGCGTATCTATGTCGATGCGGTAGTCTATGATGAATTTGCGCAAAAGATGGCGGATGAGACAAAAAAACTGGTTGTCGGATCGCCGTATGACGACGATACTTTCATGGGGCCGCTCATCAATGAGGAGTCGGCAGAGAGAGCCCTCTCCTGGGTGCAGTCCGCTATTGATGAGGGGGCACGTCCGGTGACAGAGGTCAAGTGTGAAGGGACGATGTTCTACCCGACCGTGATGGCCGACGTGACGGACGATATGGCGATCGTCTGCGAGGAGGTCTTCGCACCGATTGTCTCTCTTGTCAAAGTGGACGGTTTTGACGATGCCGCGCCGAGAATGAACAACTCGCCGTACGGCCTGCAGTTCTCGGTCTTTACCAACGACCTTGCATTGACGCAGCGCGCTGTCGATGAGCTGGACGCGGGCGGCATCATCATCAACGACATGCCGACCCTGCGTTTCGACATCCAGCCCTACGGCGGTGTGAAACTCAGCGGCGTCGGACGCGAAGGACCGCATTTCGCGATCGAAGAGATGACCGAGATCAAGTCGGTCGTTATCTGCTGATGGCAAAAAAGAAAGCGATCGTCTCGGCATGTCTGTTGGGCGAGGCAGTGCGTTATGATGATATGCCGAATGAGAAATGTGCTGAATGCACATTTTCATCGGATAAAGTAAGATAGATAGGATTGTCTTTGCGAAAGAAGAAAGCGATCGTCTCGGCATGTCTGTTGGGCGAGACAGTGCGTTATGATGATATGCCGAATGAGAAATGTGCTGAATGCACATTTTCATCGGATAAAGTAAGATAGATAGGATTGTCTTTGCGAAAGAAGAAAGCGATCGTCTCGGCATGTCTGTTGGGCGAGACAGTGCGTTATGATGGAACCACCAAAAAAGACAACAACGTGATCGAAGCACTCAAAGCGTACGAGATCATCCCGTTCTGCCCGGAAGATCCGGTAATGGGGACACCCCGCGAACGTATCTCGGTCATTAATGTCAACGGCGAATATAGGGTGATCACTGATAACAGCCGTATCGAAGTGACCACCGCCTTGAAGCTTCAGACAGAGAAGATGATAGAAGCCCATCCCGATGCCGATATCATCGTGCTCAAATCCAAGTCGCCCAGTTGCGGCTTGGGCACGACGCCGATCCTGAACACGAACAGAGAAGAGGTGAAACTGGGCAACGGGGTGGCCGCCGATCTTTTCAGCAACAGGTTCCCCGGCAGGGTCTTCGACGAATATTCGATCCTGACGCATCTTGCCTAAGCATTGAAACATCATAAGCACCTTGCTATAATGCGGGAAATCTATGGCTTATAACGACATAAACAAAGGAGAAACAATGTTGGAAACTGGAACCAAAGCACCGGAATTCTGTCTGCCGAACCAGGATGAGGTGGAGATCTGCCTGCGCGATCTCAAAGGCAAGTGGATCGTTCTTTACTTTTACCCGAAAGACAATACCCCGGGCTGTACGACCGAAGCGTGCGACTTTACGGCACAGATGCCGGATTTTGACGGCTTGAATGCCATTATCCTGGGTGTCAGCGCCGACTCGCCGAAGAAGCACCAGAACTTCATCGCCAAGCAGAACCTCGGCCTCACGCTGCTGAGTGACGAAGCGACGACAATGATGCAGGATTACGGTGTCTGGCAGCTGAAAAAGAACTACGGCAAAGAGTATATGGGGATCGTCCGTACGACCTATATCATCAACCCGAAAGGGGAGATCGCAGCCGGCTGGGAAAATGTCAAAGTCCGCCAGAAACGTAAAAAAGAGGGCGTGGCTTACGAGATCGTCCATGTCGAAGAGGTCAAAAAAGAGCTGCAAGAACTTCAGGCCTCTCTCTAGCACTTTGATGAAGACGGAAAAACGCACCTCCTTCAGCATCTTCGCCTCGGTCATCCGGGCACTCTTTCTGAGGGAGATCCAGACACGGTTCGGAACAAAGAAATTCGGCTACATCTGGGCGCTGGTCGATGCTCTGAGCCAGATCATCGTGTTTTCCGTCATCAAGACACTGATTTCCGACAGTGCGATGCCGCAGATCGATTTTCCGGTCTTCCTGGCGACGAGTTTTCTCGCCTACAACTTCTTCAGAGATATCGTGAAAAAGTCGATGGACGCCTTCGATGCCAACAGCGCGCTCTTCGTCTACAAGCAGGTCAAACCCATCGACACGGTTATCGCAAGGGTGCTGGTGGAGCTGGTGGTGCTCGTGGCGGCGACGGCAGTGCTGGTCGGTCTCGGCGCCTATCTCGGTTTTGACATGGCGGTGGAGAACATCAACATGGTGCTTTTCGCCTTTGCCTGGATCGGACTTTTCGGCCTCTCGCTGGGGCTGTTTTTTGCCGTGGTCATCGTCTACTTCCCCAACTTCGGCCGCGTTGTCAACCTCCTTTTTACGCCGCTCTTCTTTCTTTCGGCGCTCTTCTACACGATGGCGAGCCTGCCGCCGGTCGCCCGGGAGGTGCTCTTCTACAACCCGGTGGTCCATTTCATCGAGATGATACACGGCTTCTATTTTTCGACGCTCAACACCGATTTCGTCGACTACTCTTATATGACCGCCTGGACGCTGCTGCCGCTCTTCCTCGGCCTCTGGCTCTACAGGCACTCGGAGAAAAGGATCATCGCCTCATGATCAGACTCTACCATGTCAGCAAGTACTACAAGACGGAGCAGGGCAAAAAGTACATCCTCAACGACGTGACGATGAC
Encoded proteins:
- a CDS encoding TIGR01212 family radical SAM protein (This family includes YhcC from E. coli K-12, an uncharacterized radical SAM protein.) translates to MKTKQIYTFGEYLRNKFGEKVYKVGINISGFTCPNIDGTVAKGGCTFCENDSFSASLDQVKELKGFYLNLESKENPYLEKQLLQLQMQFDALSARLRREYGATKFLVYFQSFTNTYAPFATLKALYDKALSFDDVVGLSIGTRSDSITQETLDYLSELAKVKEIWIEFGIQSVYDKTLERINRGHDAKNVKEWIIKSKEAGLNVCGHLIFGLPGEDKEMMLATAKEAYSWGIDSVKYHSLYVVKRTALANEYARGEFTPINEEDYLDVLVKALQMKPENVSVQRMTAGIDDESLISPDWCRDKNRQIRHINAALKKVGLKY
- a CDS encoding rhodanese-like domain-containing protein translates to MMRVLTIVLCFALQLLGAEAFISAQELHSRLPSDGVVILDVGSHSSYHKGHIPAAIHVDINQLCREVDGHYEMQNIPQLVELVRRLGIENDSDVVIYNHNTPDGLLHASYLALALHRLGHTKVSILNGGYDEWRYEYDGVTTITNRAPSDFTPHPNNDLIVDRSYVAGKLMKVPILDARPAKHYYGIYKSPGVYRLGHIKGAMCGYWKNCLLSDNTLAERALLEEIYLKGFRLDPAEEVIVYGLDGYQAAVTWYILQGVFAFKNLKVYDASLKEWGNRDESAMVRYAWELHR
- the hisIE gene encoding bifunctional phosphoribosyl-AMP cyclohydrolase/phosphoribosyl-ATP diphosphatase HisIE; its protein translation is MQEILNRVDWEKSELLPVIVQDSTTNEVLMMAYMNKEALQLSLETKLAHYYSRSKQRIWKKGESSNHLQHIQSFMIDCDNDTLLLKVIQDGVACHTGRKSCFFTELDSGEVTIDKSVDTDAMYGVIDTLYHTILDRKHADPESSWTAKLFAKGENDILKKVVEEAGEFSFAIKDGNEEEIIYECADLTYHVMVALGYRNISPDRIKQELARRFGMSGITEKASRTK
- a CDS encoding prohibitin family protein — translated: MASDMNDYFNKKKSSGGGSSNNSGFNVPKPPKMDFNFGGGKAGIIYFIGGILLLLILAKPFVIITEGERGILATNGKYEAQALLPGLHFILPVIQKVYIVDTKVRIINYASRIERTAAVGEGIEVKPAITVLDKRGLPVSIELTVQYRLNAEYAAQTISNWGFSWEEKIINPVVRDVVRNIIGNYEAEALPTKRNAIATAIEQGMRESIQGLQNTPAELQSVQLREIVLPQKVKDQIERVQLAKQQVQQAEQEVARAKQEALKRAAEAQGRADAVKIEASGKAQAITIEADAKAKANQLIAKSLTTQLLQLEQIQVQGKFNEALRENKDTKIFLTPGGSTPNIWVDTKDARKQSAIQ
- a CDS encoding branched-chain amino acid transaminase — encoded protein: MDAAKYIWMNGKFIPWEEATTHVLSHTIHYGNGVIEGTKAYKTKKGYAIFRLKEHTKRLLESAKMTLIDVPYTAEELNEAQIELVRKNEFIGDNVYIRPFAFLGYGVMGVYHKNAPVETVLAAWEWGAYLGEEGLKRGIRLKISSFSRPANTSNMGKAKATANYLNSQLAKHEAIECGYDEGLLLDDQGYVAEATGAAFFMIRDGKVITPPSDNALESITQRTVIELAEDMGIEVLRRRITREELYIADEAFLTGTAAEVTPVREIDGRMIGKGERGPITEKIQSTYFDMVFGRNPKYEHYLTYV
- a CDS encoding globin, with product MNLTITPSRLGDKPPVTKAYPEFYQQVGEARFRKLISDHYDLIKESSIKHLFPVDDPHAFELAKKHAADFFIQICGGPMYFQASRGAPMMGNRHAPFAITAEARVVWLELYAKLLEELADEGVSEANIESFWRYLEVFSKHMVNTPSNTFSF
- a CDS encoding aldehyde dehydrogenase family protein, coding for MKAKIFFGSSEAETTRFSERLSPYDNKVVSTAPVCGVEETKKALEIAKNATVSAKASTLAQRCAWLLDVADKLRANREDLARTITDEVGKPIAFARVEVDRCIETVTLSAETMRTMHGETINTDAMPSGKKTMAFFRREPVGVVAAITPFNFPLNLVAHKLAPALVAGNAVVLKPTPEAPLTAYKFAKMFIESEYAVKDALSVVYGDAEVGSTLVGSDIPRVISFTGSVPVGNIITKSAGIKKVSLELGGNAATYIDKSADLDLAANRCALGAFVNSGQVCISLQRIYVDAVVYDEFAQKMADETKKLVVGSPYDDDTFMGPLINEESAERALSWVQSAIDEGARPVTEVKCEGTMFYPTVMADVTDDMAIVCEEVFAPIVSLVKVDGFDDAAPRMNNSPYGLQFSVFTNDLALTQRAVDELDAGGIIINDMPTLRFDIQPYGGVKLSGVGREGPHFAIEEMTEIKSVVIC
- a CDS encoding DUF523 domain-containing protein: MRKKKAIVSACLLGETVRYDGTTKKDNNVIEALKAYEIIPFCPEDPVMGTPRERISVINVNGEYRVITDNSRIEVTTALKLQTEKMIEAHPDADIIVLKSKSPSCGLGTTPILNTNREEVKLGNGVAADLFSNRFPGRVFDEYSILTHLA
- a CDS encoding peroxiredoxin, translated to MLETGTKAPEFCLPNQDEVEICLRDLKGKWIVLYFYPKDNTPGCTTEACDFTAQMPDFDGLNAIILGVSADSPKKHQNFIAKQNLGLTLLSDEATTMMQDYGVWQLKKNYGKEYMGIVRTTYIINPKGEIAAGWENVKVRQKRKKEGVAYEIVHVEEVKKELQELQASL
- a CDS encoding ABC transporter permease; this translates as MKTEKRTSFSIFASVIRALFLREIQTRFGTKKFGYIWALVDALSQIIVFSVIKTLISDSAMPQIDFPVFLATSFLAYNFFRDIVKKSMDAFDANSALFVYKQVKPIDTVIARVLVELVVLVAATAVLVGLGAYLGFDMAVENINMVLFAFAWIGLFGLSLGLFFAVVIVYFPNFGRVVNLLFTPLFFLSALFYTMASLPPVAREVLFYNPVVHFIEMIHGFYFSTLNTDFVDYSYMTAWTLLPLFLGLWLYRHSEKRIIAS